From the genome of Candidatus Methylacidiphilales bacterium, one region includes:
- a CDS encoding Gfo/Idh/MocA family oxidoreductase, translated as MNLQKIRIGIIGAGAIARQRHLPNLQKIPGVEIVAVCNARRESAERVAAEYKIPIVVDHWQDVIALKDINVIWISTTPHLHAPITIAALQAGKHVFCQARMAMDLSEAREMLTAARVHNKLVTMLCPAPHGMKHGRYFKHLLDSGFIGQPYHFRLNAMNGMFSDPDAPAHWRQRVELSGLNIMSVGIYAEVLGRWIGQPLRLFSRHETFTRRRGEVLVQIPDFVQVIGEWPKNLIGTLEWSCVACHAPQECLEIYGREGTLVYNFITDEIFGAKRTDSGLKALQVPQEYVDSWHVEEDFIQAVRSKGHPQPDFETGVRYMEFVEMVHKSARERRWVDLPRTSYL; from the coding sequence ATGAACCTACAGAAGATCCGCATCGGCATAATTGGCGCCGGTGCTATTGCTCGTCAAAGACATCTACCTAATCTTCAAAAAATTCCTGGCGTAGAAATTGTCGCCGTCTGTAACGCCAGAAGAGAAAGCGCCGAGCGAGTCGCAGCCGAGTATAAAATCCCAATTGTTGTGGACCATTGGCAGGACGTTATAGCGCTGAAGGACATCAACGTTATTTGGATTAGCACGACACCTCATCTACATGCGCCGATAACGATCGCTGCTCTACAAGCGGGGAAACATGTATTTTGCCAAGCACGCATGGCAATGGACCTATCCGAAGCTCGTGAAATGCTTACTGCCGCACGGGTCCATAACAAATTGGTCACCATGCTGTGCCCAGCGCCTCATGGAATGAAACATGGGAGATATTTTAAACATCTCTTGGATAGCGGCTTTATCGGGCAACCCTATCATTTTCGATTAAACGCAATGAACGGCATGTTTAGCGATCCTGATGCTCCTGCGCACTGGCGTCAGCGGGTCGAGTTGAGCGGTTTAAACATCATGTCCGTAGGCATATATGCTGAAGTGCTCGGTAGATGGATTGGCCAGCCCTTACGGCTCTTCTCACGCCACGAGACATTCACCCGCCGTCGCGGAGAAGTCCTCGTGCAAATTCCCGACTTTGTCCAAGTGATAGGAGAATGGCCTAAAAATCTAATCGGCACGCTTGAGTGGAGTTGCGTTGCGTGCCATGCGCCTCAGGAATGCCTTGAAATCTACGGACGAGAAGGAACCCTGGTTTATAACTTTATCACAGATGAAATCTTCGGAGCTAAGCGGACTGATTCAGGCTTGAAAGCCCTACAGGTTCCCCAAGAGTATGTGGATTCGTGGCATGTCGAGGAAGATTTCATACAAGCCGTGCGTTCAAAAGGCCATCCCCAGCCAGATTTTGAGACAGGTGTCCGATACATGGAATTTGTCGAGATGGTTCATAAAAGCGCTCGTGAGCGACGCTGGGTCGATTTGCCTAGGACGAGTTATTTATAA
- the pyk gene encoding pyruvate kinase, with product MLSHPLPSHRKTKIIATLGPRSSDDATLEALIKAGVNILRLNMSHADHQWVRSITHRARSIAEQLQYPLGFLLDTQGPAIRTGDLPTQLNLKPGDIFTFTVRGEKNEEQFSVDTNYDQLIDDICVGDIVMVDNGMIQMRVLAKENKKLRCEVLTPGTLGSRRHINLPGIKVNLPALTDKDLKDIALGVEVGVDYVALSFAREANDIFLLRQILDTHHSSALVIAKIEDQSAITNIDEIIDAADGVMVARGDLGIEIPFEELPIVQRRIVKNCIRKQKPVIVATHMLESMIQNPIPTRAEITDVANAVYEQADALMLSGETAVGQYPVECIRVLDRVARRIERSGGAGYARLIQLQHDKERVIASAVHLADETQAEALCVFTRTGFMARTAASLRPRHSPIFAFTPDVALARKLLLHYGIVPIVLEFSSDPEVTLNAALQLLHERYPHLSGKPIVVVSNHKAGREAPPMVQLLRGNS from the coding sequence ATGTTGAGCCACCCTCTGCCCTCGCACCGAAAAACTAAAATCATCGCTACTCTTGGCCCGCGCTCTAGTGATGACGCTACTCTCGAAGCGCTCATCAAGGCTGGAGTAAATATCTTACGTCTCAACATGTCGCATGCCGACCACCAGTGGGTTCGAAGCATCACTCACCGTGCGAGATCAATTGCAGAACAACTTCAATATCCACTCGGCTTCTTGCTCGATACTCAAGGACCAGCTATTCGCACAGGCGATCTTCCTACACAACTCAACCTTAAACCCGGAGACATCTTCACCTTCACCGTCCGAGGCGAAAAAAACGAAGAACAATTCTCTGTCGATACCAACTACGATCAACTCATCGATGACATCTGCGTAGGCGACATCGTCATGGTAGACAACGGCATGATCCAGATGCGAGTTCTCGCCAAAGAGAATAAAAAATTGCGTTGCGAAGTCCTCACCCCTGGGACGCTCGGATCAAGAAGGCATATCAACCTCCCCGGGATCAAGGTCAATCTCCCTGCCCTCACCGATAAAGACCTCAAGGATATAGCACTTGGCGTAGAAGTCGGTGTAGACTATGTCGCGCTCTCATTCGCCCGTGAAGCCAACGACATTTTTCTCCTACGACAAATCCTCGACACGCACCACTCCTCCGCCCTCGTCATCGCCAAAATTGAAGATCAATCCGCCATCACAAACATTGACGAAATCATAGACGCAGCCGACGGAGTTATGGTCGCACGCGGAGATCTCGGCATCGAAATCCCCTTTGAGGAACTCCCCATCGTCCAACGACGCATTGTCAAAAACTGTATACGAAAACAAAAGCCCGTCATCGTTGCCACTCACATGCTCGAAAGCATGATACAAAATCCCATTCCCACCCGCGCAGAAATCACCGACGTAGCTAATGCGGTCTATGAACAAGCTGATGCTCTCATGCTTTCCGGTGAGACAGCTGTTGGACAATATCCCGTAGAGTGTATCCGCGTTCTCGATCGTGTTGCTCGACGTATCGAACGAAGCGGTGGCGCAGGCTATGCGCGCCTCATACAACTCCAACACGATAAAGAGAGAGTAATCGCTTCAGCCGTTCATCTTGCAGACGAAACGCAAGCTGAAGCTTTATGCGTCTTTACACGCACAGGATTTATGGCGCGCACTGCCGCCAGCTTACGTCCTCGACACTCACCTATCTTCGCTTTCACTCCCGATGTGGCGCTTGCCCGGAAGCTTCTTCTACATTACGGCATCGTGCCGATCGTCTTAGAATTTTCATCCGATCCAGAAGTAACCCTAAACGCCGCCCTACAACTCCTACATGAACGCTATCCGCATCTCTCAGGCAAACCAATTGTCGTCGTCTCCAATCATAAAGCCGGCCGTGAAGCTCCGCCAATGGTGCAACTCTTAAGGGGAAATTCCTAG
- a CDS encoding biopolymer transporter ExbD, translating into MRFYQAQRRKPTISIVSLIDILTIVLLFYVVTTTFRREEPTIKIELPQSSHAESKREPPPNIIYVDAQQNIYLNTEPITLAELPKALSNILITQKQGDIAMRASKDAPFSIIVAVMDAAKEAGISHLPTFTEPAPR; encoded by the coding sequence ATGCGATTCTATCAAGCTCAACGCCGAAAACCCACCATTTCTATCGTCTCCCTGATTGATATTCTCACAATCGTCCTTCTTTTCTACGTCGTCACAACAACCTTTCGTCGCGAAGAGCCAACAATTAAAATCGAGCTTCCTCAATCCAGCCATGCCGAATCAAAACGAGAACCCCCTCCAAACATCATTTACGTCGATGCTCAACAAAATATCTATCTCAACACTGAGCCGATCACCCTCGCAGAGCTTCCCAAGGCGTTGTCCAACATTTTGATCACACAAAAACAAGGAGACATCGCCATGCGCGCAAGCAAAGATGCGCCATTTAGCATCATTGTTGCGGTAATGGACGCTGCTAAAGAAGCAGGCATCTCTCATCTCCCGACCTTCACTGAGCCTGCCCCTCGTTAA
- a CDS encoding MotA/TolQ/ExbB proton channel family protein gives MENLWQFFVKGGFFMIPIGLCSIIALAVILERAFSLARHRIINAPLATAILKFHHTDDPTPLEQLCARETTALCRIVKTCFMHLNWTKFENSEAMQTRARAEVSAMERNLVWLEIITGVAPLLGLLGTVSGLVVVFSSYLDQGMVSQGPMLAKGIAEALNTTVFGLVVAIPSMMAHGIFSRRVESYAVELEILSTDLLGKLYTSSDDEENFVNE, from the coding sequence ATGGAAAATCTATGGCAATTCTTCGTCAAAGGCGGCTTCTTCATGATACCAATCGGATTGTGCTCGATCATCGCCCTTGCAGTCATTCTTGAACGAGCCTTCTCCCTCGCGCGTCATCGCATCATCAACGCTCCTCTCGCAACAGCAATCCTTAAATTCCACCACACCGATGATCCCACACCCCTAGAACAACTTTGCGCCCGCGAGACTACCGCGCTCTGCCGCATTGTAAAAACTTGCTTCATGCATCTCAACTGGACAAAATTCGAAAACTCCGAAGCCATGCAGACCCGTGCCCGTGCTGAAGTGTCAGCAATGGAGCGCAATCTCGTCTGGCTTGAAATCATAACAGGCGTCGCTCCCCTGCTTGGACTGCTCGGCACAGTTTCAGGGCTCGTTGTCGTGTTCTCCTCCTACCTTGATCAAGGGATGGTCTCTCAAGGTCCTATGTTAGCAAAAGGAATTGCAGAAGCCTTAAACACCACTGTCTTCGGCCTCGTTGTGGCCATTCCTTCAATGATGGCACATGGTATTTTTAGCCGTCGCGTTGAGTCATATGCAGTCGAGCTCGAAATCCTGAGCACAGACTTACTCGGGAAACTTTATACCTCATCCGATGATGAAGAAAATTTCGTAAACGAATAA